A genomic window from Sulfurospirillum diekertiae includes:
- a CDS encoding 2-oxoglutarate ferredoxin oxidoreductase subunit beta, whose protein sequence is MAFNYDKYLRVDKMPTLWCWGCGDGVILKSVIRAIDTMGWDMNDVCIVSGIGCSGRFSSYIDCNTVHTTHGRAIAYATGIKLANPEKHVIVVTGDGDGLAIGGNHTIHGCRRNIDLNHVLINNFIYGLTNSQTSPTTPQGMWTATANYGNVDPTFDAARLADAAGATFVARESVLDPQKLEKVLVAGFSHKGYSFFDIFSNCHINLGRKNKMGEAVQNLKWIEGRIVGKKKFDLLSDEERVDKFPTGILKQEEGKLEYCAAYDKVIYAAQNKTTVQL, encoded by the coding sequence ATGGCATTTAATTACGATAAATATCTACGTGTAGATAAAATGCCAACCTTATGGTGTTGGGGTTGTGGTGATGGTGTTATTCTAAAATCTGTTATTCGTGCAATCGATACAATGGGTTGGGATATGAATGATGTCTGTATTGTTTCAGGTATTGGTTGTAGTGGACGTTTTAGTTCTTACATTGATTGTAATACCGTTCATACAACGCATGGTCGTGCCATTGCGTATGCAACGGGTATTAAACTTGCCAATCCTGAAAAACATGTCATTGTTGTTACGGGTGACGGCGATGGTCTCGCCATTGGTGGTAACCATACGATTCATGGCTGTCGAAGAAATATTGATCTTAACCATGTTTTAATTAACAACTTTATTTACGGTTTGACCAATTCTCAAACGAGTCCAACCACACCACAAGGTATGTGGACAGCCACAGCAAACTATGGTAATGTTGACCCAACGTTTGATGCAGCACGCCTTGCCGATGCAGCAGGCGCTACATTTGTTGCTCGTGAATCCGTTCTTGATCCACAAAAATTGGAAAAAGTTTTGGTCGCAGGTTTTTCTCATAAAGGTTACTCTTTCTTTGATATATTCTCTAACTGTCACATCAACCTTGGACGTAAAAACAAAATGGGTGAAGCAGTCCAAAATCTTAAATGGATTGAAGGTCGCATTGTGGGTAAGAAAAAGTTTGACCTTTTAAGCGATGAAGAGCGTGTGGATAAATTCCCAACAGGTATCCTCAAACAAGAAGAGGGCAAACTCGAATACTGTGCTGCATATGACAAAGTCATTTATGCAGCACAAAATAAAACCACAGTACAGCTATAA
- a CDS encoding 2-oxoacid:acceptor oxidoreductase family protein: MRRQLRFVGVGGQGVILAGEILAVAKIKEGGYGVKASTYTSQVRGGPTKVDILLDESEILFPYANEGEIEFMIATAQVSFNHFKSGVKPGAIIVVEPNLVTVNEEDRKKWKIVEIPIITIAKEEVGNVITQSVVALSITVEMTKVLAHDLVRDVMLSKVPEKVHADNIKAYELGIKYAKEALATL, encoded by the coding sequence ATGAGAAGACAATTACGTTTCGTTGGCGTTGGTGGTCAGGGTGTTATCTTGGCGGGTGAGATTTTAGCAGTTGCAAAGATTAAAGAGGGCGGTTATGGTGTCAAAGCATCAACGTATACCTCTCAAGTGCGTGGCGGACCAACAAAAGTTGATATCTTGCTTGACGAGAGTGAAATCCTTTTTCCGTATGCCAATGAGGGTGAGATTGAGTTTATGATCGCTACAGCGCAAGTCAGCTTCAATCACTTTAAAAGTGGTGTAAAACCAGGTGCTATTATCGTTGTAGAACCAAACTTGGTGACTGTCAATGAGGAAGATCGTAAAAAATGGAAGATCGTTGAAATTCCTATTATTACGATTGCAAAAGAAGAGGTTGGCAATGTTATCACCCAATCGGTTGTGGCACTTTCCATTACCGTTGAAATGACAAAAGTGTTAGCCCATGATTTAGTCCGTGATGTAATGCTTTCTAAAGTACCAGAAAAAGTTCATGCTGATAATATTAAAGCGTATGAACTTGGTATTAAATACGCCAAAGAAGCGCTTGCGACACTTTAA